One genomic region from Granulimonas faecalis encodes:
- the lacG gene encoding 6-phospho-beta-galactosidase, translating to MKRFPEGFIYGGATAAYQCEGETLTHGKGKVAWDDFLAEKGRFLGDPASDFYNRYGEDLELCERFGINGIRVSIAWSRIFPEGAGAVNPEGVEFYHNVFAECRRRGVEPFVTLHHFDTPAALYDDGDFLNRATVDAFVEYARFCFAEYADDVTYWFTFNEIWAVATNQYIEGVWPRGHQARLDLAFQCEHNMMVAHARAVNLYKEMGYGGKIGIVHSLEYKYPVDPDSFADIAAAKNEDVLQNQFLLDATFDGAYSAESLSVAERLCAVSGGSLVIEPGDMDELACAAERNDYLGMNYYQSRWIRAYDGPDVLHFNGTGEKGTSRFCLAGVGERVEPDDVPRTDWDWLIYPKGMYDLIMRITMQWPNYKAIYITENGMGYKDELRDGVVMDGPRIDYIREHLDWNLRAQEAGANVLGYFVWSLMDMFSWNNGYNKRYGLFYVDFETGERIPKASAYWFAGISARGQLDV from the coding sequence ATGAAGCGATTCCCCGAAGGTTTCATCTACGGCGGCGCCACCGCCGCCTACCAGTGCGAGGGCGAGACCCTCACCCATGGCAAGGGGAAGGTCGCTTGGGACGACTTCCTCGCCGAGAAGGGGCGCTTCCTCGGTGACCCGGCGAGCGACTTCTACAACCGCTACGGCGAGGACCTCGAGCTCTGCGAGCGGTTCGGCATCAACGGCATCCGCGTGTCCATAGCCTGGAGCCGCATCTTCCCCGAGGGTGCCGGGGCCGTGAATCCCGAGGGCGTGGAGTTCTACCACAACGTCTTCGCCGAGTGCCGCCGTCGCGGCGTGGAGCCCTTCGTCACCCTGCACCACTTCGACACCCCGGCCGCCCTCTACGACGACGGCGACTTCCTCAACCGCGCCACGGTGGATGCGTTCGTGGAGTACGCCCGCTTCTGCTTCGCCGAGTATGCCGACGACGTCACCTACTGGTTCACCTTCAACGAGATCTGGGCCGTGGCCACAAACCAGTACATCGAGGGCGTGTGGCCCCGCGGCCACCAGGCCCGTCTCGACCTCGCCTTCCAATGCGAGCACAACATGATGGTGGCCCACGCCCGCGCCGTGAACCTCTACAAGGAGATGGGATACGGTGGCAAGATCGGCATCGTCCACTCCCTGGAGTACAAGTACCCGGTCGACCCCGATAGCTTTGCCGATATCGCGGCGGCGAAGAACGAGGACGTGCTGCAGAACCAGTTCCTGCTCGACGCCACCTTCGACGGTGCCTACTCCGCCGAGTCCCTCTCTGTGGCCGAGCGCCTCTGCGCCGTGAGCGGGGGCTCCCTCGTCATCGAGCCCGGCGACATGGACGAGCTCGCATGCGCTGCCGAGCGCAACGACTACCTGGGCATGAACTACTACCAGAGCCGCTGGATCCGCGCCTACGACGGCCCCGACGTGCTGCACTTCAACGGCACGGGCGAGAAGGGCACGTCCCGCTTCTGCCTCGCCGGTGTGGGCGAGCGCGTGGAGCCCGACGATGTGCCGCGCACCGACTGGGACTGGCTCATCTACCCCAAGGGCATGTACGACCTCATCATGCGCATCACCATGCAGTGGCCCAACTACAAGGCGATCTACATCACCGAGAACGGCATGGGTTACAAGGACGAGCTGCGGGACGGCGTGGTCATGGACGGCCCGCGCATCGATTACATCCGCGAACACCTCGACTGGAACCTGCGGGCCCAGGAGGCCGGTGCCAACGTGCTCGGTTACTTCGTGTGGTCGCTCATGGACATGTTCAGCTGGAATAACGGTTACAATAAGCGTTATGGTTTGTTCTACGTGGACTTCGAGACCGGCGAGCGCATCCCGAAGGCGAGCGCCTACTGGTTTGCGGGGATCTCCGCCCGAGGCCAGCTCGACGTCTGA